A genomic stretch from Chitinophaga agri includes:
- a CDS encoding SusD/RagB family nutrient-binding outer membrane lipoprotein yields the protein MKRTFLHLYTLILAAGLLSVLPACKKGYLDINQTDPNLSQRPPINGLLVATTYQSAINVYSTGYITSYYVQQLASPNTGSGSDIYDDVDRSTNWRNIYLNVTDIRQMKQLAIAQRAYEHLGVARILEALNMSMAVDLYGNLPYREAWSEGENLRPGYDDAKAVYDSCLSLIDQGIASLNQADPLVTLDPTNDLIHAGNKAAWIRTAYALKARLLNRKSKQADYDPAAVLAALENAYTSNVDDAQITRFESLSPWNGVAKNNASGTLDGWLSANFINALNGTTYGVFDPRLPLITDLTRFGDYRGTVNGVGRTGSGTDNSQCALSVNGFYSRGGAPLLILTYAEMKFIESEASFAVNRTRSYQAYLDGIAANMDKVGVAPADKQTYLANPVVAAGEGAFTKELIFKEKYVATFLQPETWTDARRCDYKYKNFQLPQGALLNTFIRRVGYPASETSRNPENVPAIGSLADHLWWDE from the coding sequence ATGAAACGTACATTCCTTCATCTATATACACTGATACTGGCAGCGGGTTTGCTGAGTGTGTTGCCCGCCTGTAAAAAAGGGTATCTGGACATCAACCAGACAGACCCTAACCTGAGCCAGCGTCCACCTATCAACGGATTACTGGTGGCGACGACCTATCAGTCGGCTATAAATGTATATTCGACCGGATATATCACATCCTACTATGTACAGCAATTAGCCTCGCCAAATACAGGCAGTGGTTCTGACATCTATGATGATGTAGACAGAAGTACCAACTGGCGGAATATTTATCTGAATGTGACGGATATCCGTCAGATGAAACAACTGGCTATTGCACAACGTGCATATGAACACCTGGGCGTAGCCAGGATACTTGAGGCATTGAATATGAGCATGGCGGTAGACCTGTACGGGAACCTGCCATACCGGGAAGCCTGGTCGGAAGGAGAAAACCTGCGACCCGGCTATGATGATGCAAAGGCGGTGTATGACAGTTGTTTGTCGCTGATAGACCAGGGTATCGCGTCGTTGAACCAGGCGGACCCACTCGTAACGCTCGATCCGACGAATGACCTGATACATGCGGGCAATAAGGCGGCCTGGATCAGGACGGCTTATGCACTGAAAGCACGTTTGCTGAACCGGAAGAGTAAGCAGGCGGATTATGATCCTGCAGCTGTATTGGCAGCATTGGAGAACGCGTATACTTCTAATGTGGACGATGCACAGATCACCCGTTTTGAAAGTCTGAGCCCCTGGAATGGTGTGGCAAAGAATAATGCGAGCGGCACACTCGATGGCTGGCTGAGTGCCAATTTTATCAATGCGCTGAATGGCACAACCTACGGCGTCTTCGATCCCAGGTTGCCGTTGATCACTGATCTGACCCGTTTTGGTGATTACCGGGGTACGGTGAATGGTGTCGGACGTACCGGGTCGGGTACGGATAACTCTCAATGCGCGTTATCAGTAAATGGGTTCTATTCCCGGGGGGGAGCGCCTCTTTTGATACTGACCTACGCTGAGATGAAGTTCATTGAATCCGAGGCCTCTTTTGCGGTAAATAGGACCAGATCTTATCAGGCGTACCTGGATGGTATTGCAGCCAATATGGACAAGGTAGGGGTGGCGCCGGCGGATAAACAGACTTACCTGGCCAATCCGGTAGTTGCTGCAGGCGAAGGCGCGTTTACCAAAGAGCTGATTTTCAAAGAGAAATATGTCGCTACGTTCCTGCAGCCGGAAACCTGGACTGATGCCCGCCGTTGCGACTATAAGTATAAGAATTTTCAATTGCCGCAGGGCGCATTGCTGAACACCTTTATCCGCCGGGTGGGGTATCCTGCATCAGAGACCAGCCGGAACCCGGAGAACGTGCCAGCTATAGGGTCACTCGCGGATCATCTGTGGTGGGATGAATGA
- a CDS encoding sensor histidine kinase, producing MHKIARKLADIWEHLVGDPASFSLENRAFNSISVVTMTLLTVLLPFNMWLGLGVVSAIVATLLVLQIFFFYLSRYKQIYNASMLAYVIVSYITLTATFYLNSGSHGPALLLFFLTFNLLIAFSPRSRHWIWALLHLLLPGILLTKEYIDPSWIRDSYGNVENRFVDILSSYLITLTCIYLITNYLRKNYEREKQNAEEKANKIDIQNINLEQLNQKKDKLFSIIAHDLQSPLNSIITTLHLIAEYDLEEEEKKMLGDELLTLTKNTSSLLTNLLTWSKLQMDGKGVRLSNENVHDAVERVLTIQRLLADKKSVSIVSRVDPDVYITADHNMLELIIRNLINNSIKFTPSGGHIEISLHIQENNCHLMIADNGIGIDPIHHDEIFSLKTQSTFGTNNEKGIGLGLVLCKELLTLQNGELWFESTPGEGTTFFASFPLSEVPVTGSTLPA from the coding sequence TTGCATAAAATAGCCCGTAAACTAGCCGACATTTGGGAACATCTTGTGGGAGATCCTGCATCATTCTCCCTGGAAAATCGTGCGTTCAACTCCATCAGTGTTGTCACTATGACATTGCTGACCGTGTTGCTGCCGTTTAACATGTGGCTGGGGCTTGGCGTTGTTTCAGCCATCGTAGCAACCCTGCTGGTGCTTCAGATATTCTTCTTCTATTTGTCTCGTTACAAACAGATCTACAATGCCAGTATGCTGGCATATGTGATTGTGAGTTATATCACCCTGACAGCCACATTTTATCTCAATTCAGGTAGCCACGGGCCGGCATTGCTGCTGTTCTTCCTGACCTTTAACCTGCTTATCGCTTTCAGTCCGCGAAGCCGCCACTGGATATGGGCTCTTCTTCATCTGCTCCTGCCAGGTATCCTGCTGACAAAAGAATACATAGATCCTTCCTGGATCAGGGATAGTTACGGTAATGTGGAGAACAGGTTTGTTGACATCCTTTCCAGTTACCTCATCACACTGACCTGTATCTACCTGATCACCAATTATCTGAGAAAGAATTACGAGCGGGAAAAACAAAATGCAGAAGAGAAGGCGAATAAGATTGACATCCAGAATATCAATCTGGAGCAACTGAACCAGAAAAAGGATAAGCTGTTCTCGATCATTGCTCATGACCTGCAAAGCCCGCTGAATTCCATCATCACCACCCTCCACCTCATAGCGGAATACGACCTGGAGGAAGAGGAAAAGAAAATGCTGGGGGATGAACTGCTGACGCTCACTAAGAATACGTCCAGTCTGCTGACCAATCTGCTGACATGGTCAAAACTACAGATGGACGGGAAGGGTGTACGGTTGTCTAACGAGAATGTGCATGACGCAGTGGAGCGTGTGCTTACTATACAGCGCCTGCTGGCTGATAAAAAATCTGTCAGCATCGTTTCCAGGGTAGACCCGGATGTTTATATCACAGCGGATCACAACATGCTTGAACTGATCATCAGGAACCTGATCAACAACTCAATTAAATTCACGCCTTCCGGCGGCCACATAGAGATCAGCCTGCACATACAGGAAAACAACTGTCACCTGATGATAGCCGATAACGGTATCGGTATTGACCCTATTCATCATGACGAAATATTTTCGCTGAAAACACAGTCTACCTTTGGTACCAACAATGAAAAAGGTATCGGACTGGGACTGGTACTCTGTAAAGAACTCCTTACCCTACAGAACGGAGAACTCTGGTTTGAAAGTACCCCTGGGGAAGGGACTACCTTTTTCGCCAGCTTCCCGCTGAGCGAGGTGCCTGTAACGGGCAGCACGTTGCCGGCCTGA
- a CDS encoding SusC/RagA family TonB-linked outer membrane protein: MKVSTGLALILLLAVCSTAFAQKGKTLRGHVVGGDTQQPLERVVIIEKGTQNHVFTAATGDYTITLSGDNATLIFSYVSYTTQELPVGTGDVLNVTMQSSRKDLNEVVVTAFGVKKEKRALGYTIQQVDNKDLNVNHQSNVVNALQGKVAGVQISSAGGGPGQGARIIIRGINSIAGDRNNQPLFIVDGVEIDNNTYTTGGAETRGMSNRAADINPDDIESVSVLKGGAATALYGIRAANGAIVITTKSGKSGKLQVTYSGMYGLDKVNKTPDVQSKFSQGYLGLYDPASFWPTFGPTVEEAKKLDNTHPDQLYNNYKQAFRTGSQTRHTVNVSGGTDKAQLLGSLSYLDQDGVIPFSDYTSYNARINGQFKISEKISAGVSLNYINSGGNRVNADRYGEQIIYWSPRWDMKNYVKPDGTQQTYSSGTNNPIYTLSTNKFRDNVNRTIASTFITYKPAEWLNFSYRVGNDFYTDGRVHQAPGPLGLVGEAPNLDDNEYGFMYEYNLRSRTLTSTIMANISHTFNKKYSIDLKLGHDLRDQRVRRNSVMGDTLVVPDLFLLNNAKRVTGESYISDYRNYGYFADLTLGLNNYLFLEVTGRNDYTSTLSRNNRSYFYPSVSLSYIFSDQFKLPDWWTYGKIKASWAKIGKDGDPYSITNGFKAGTTIGSSVPFYQNRTLGNPNLRPEFTQTTELGTELRFLESRVGLEAVVYQQKSKDLLVPVDVSTTTGFDKAYVNAGEISNRGLEITLSAMPVRTKDFSWDFRVNFSTNSNRVKKLNEELKLAEIILSSQYGYLSSTVSTKLVPGQSYGALYGRTYKRYYGNEVDDKKTLRNDLPLLIGANGFPVLDDASNQRYLGSTLPKWIGNMTQTFCYKQLSLSVLFDVRQGNYKYNQLSNFLAAFGESRQTEDRDQTIVFNGLLADGTANTKPVYMGQAKGPDGVDYGAGFYRNYYRGASENFIENASWVRLRSLSLSYTVPGQWLSPTKAISGATVSFTGNNLWLHTKYTGFDPETSSSPSGSNASDSFSGFTYPATRSFLFSLNIQF; the protein is encoded by the coding sequence ATGAAAGTTTCTACAGGGCTGGCGCTGATCCTGTTATTGGCAGTCTGCTCTACTGCCTTTGCCCAAAAAGGGAAAACCCTGCGCGGACACGTTGTGGGAGGTGATACGCAGCAACCGCTTGAGCGCGTCGTCATCATAGAAAAAGGTACGCAGAACCATGTGTTCACTGCCGCTACAGGCGATTATACAATTACTCTCTCGGGTGATAATGCTACATTGATCTTTTCCTATGTAAGCTATACTACACAAGAGTTGCCAGTTGGTACCGGCGATGTGCTGAATGTAACGATGCAGTCTTCCCGGAAGGACCTGAATGAAGTGGTAGTTACTGCCTTCGGCGTAAAAAAAGAGAAGCGTGCACTGGGTTATACGATTCAACAGGTAGATAATAAGGATCTGAATGTCAATCACCAGTCCAACGTAGTGAATGCATTGCAGGGTAAAGTAGCTGGTGTACAGATCTCCAGTGCTGGTGGCGGTCCCGGCCAGGGCGCCCGTATCATCATCAGGGGCATTAACTCCATTGCGGGCGATAGGAACAATCAGCCGCTTTTCATCGTAGATGGTGTGGAAATTGATAATAATACGTATACCACCGGTGGTGCAGAAACAAGAGGTATGAGTAACCGTGCCGCCGATATAAACCCCGACGATATTGAAAGCGTATCGGTCCTGAAAGGTGGGGCTGCGACGGCATTATACGGTATCCGTGCTGCTAATGGTGCCATCGTGATCACTACGAAGTCAGGCAAGTCAGGTAAGCTACAGGTGACTTACAGTGGTATGTACGGGCTGGATAAAGTCAATAAAACACCGGACGTACAGTCTAAATTTTCGCAGGGCTATCTCGGTTTATATGATCCTGCGAGTTTCTGGCCCACGTTCGGTCCAACGGTAGAGGAGGCAAAAAAGCTCGATAATACGCACCCGGATCAGTTATATAACAATTATAAACAAGCCTTCCGGACGGGTTCCCAGACGCGTCATACGGTGAATGTCAGTGGTGGAACAGATAAGGCACAGTTACTGGGTTCGCTTTCTTACTTAGACCAGGATGGCGTGATCCCGTTCAGTGACTATACCAGTTATAATGCAAGGATCAATGGCCAGTTTAAGATCAGTGAAAAGATCAGCGCGGGTGTGTCACTGAACTATATCAATTCCGGCGGTAACAGGGTGAATGCCGACCGCTATGGAGAGCAGATCATTTACTGGTCGCCCAGGTGGGATATGAAAAATTATGTGAAACCCGACGGCACACAACAGACTTACAGCAGTGGTACCAACAACCCGATCTATACATTATCAACCAATAAGTTCCGGGATAATGTCAATCGTACCATTGCCAGCACGTTCATTACATATAAACCGGCAGAATGGCTCAACTTCTCATATCGGGTGGGTAATGACTTCTATACAGATGGCAGGGTACATCAGGCGCCTGGTCCGCTGGGCCTGGTAGGAGAAGCGCCTAATCTGGACGATAACGAATACGGCTTTATGTATGAATATAACCTGCGCAGCCGCACGCTGACATCCACCATTATGGCAAATATCTCACATACTTTCAATAAGAAATATTCTATTGATCTGAAGCTCGGTCATGACCTCCGCGATCAACGTGTGAGAAGGAACAGTGTAATGGGCGATACGCTTGTAGTACCTGACCTGTTCCTGCTGAATAATGCCAAACGTGTAACTGGTGAATCCTATATTTCTGATTACAGGAACTACGGCTATTTCGCCGATCTGACACTGGGTCTCAATAATTACCTGTTCCTTGAAGTGACTGGCAGGAATGATTACACGTCTACACTTTCCAGGAATAACCGTAGTTATTTTTATCCTTCTGTCAGTCTGAGTTACATTTTCAGTGATCAGTTCAAATTGCCGGACTGGTGGACATACGGGAAGATCAAGGCCTCCTGGGCGAAGATCGGTAAAGACGGTGATCCCTATTCCATTACCAATGGTTTTAAGGCGGGTACCACTATCGGATCCAGTGTACCGTTCTATCAGAACAGAACATTGGGCAACCCTAATCTGCGTCCTGAATTTACCCAGACCACAGAACTGGGTACCGAACTGCGGTTCCTGGAAAGCAGGGTAGGGCTGGAAGCAGTGGTCTATCAACAGAAAAGCAAAGACCTGCTGGTGCCTGTCGATGTCTCCACGACCACTGGTTTTGACAAGGCATATGTTAATGCCGGAGAGATCAGCAATAGGGGCCTGGAGATAACCCTGTCAGCCATGCCGGTACGTACAAAAGATTTCAGCTGGGACTTCCGGGTGAACTTCTCCACCAACAGTAACCGGGTAAAGAAGCTGAACGAAGAACTGAAACTGGCTGAAATTATCCTGTCTTCCCAATATGGCTACCTGAGTTCCACTGTGAGCACCAAGCTGGTGCCGGGTCAGTCATATGGTGCGTTGTATGGAAGAACTTATAAGCGTTACTACGGTAATGAAGTGGATGATAAGAAGACGCTGCGTAATGACCTGCCGCTGTTAATTGGTGCGAATGGTTTCCCCGTGCTGGACGATGCTTCCAATCAGCGATACCTGGGCAGCACCTTACCTAAGTGGATCGGTAATATGACGCAGACATTCTGCTATAAACAACTGTCTTTATCGGTGTTGTTTGATGTACGTCAGGGTAACTACAAATACAACCAGCTGTCTAACTTCCTGGCAGCATTCGGTGAGTCCAGGCAGACAGAAGACCGCGACCAAACCATCGTCTTCAATGGTCTACTGGCAGATGGTACAGCTAACACGAAGCCTGTCTATATGGGACAGGCAAAAGGCCCCGATGGTGTTGACTATGGCGCCGGTTTCTACAGGAATTACTACAGGGGCGCAAGTGAGAACTTTATAGAGAATGCCTCCTGGGTGAGACTACGTTCGCTGTCATTGTCCTATACAGTGCCTGGCCAGTGGCTGAGTCCTACAAAGGCTATCAGCGGCGCAACCGTATCATTTACCGGAAATAATCTGTGGCTGCATACGAAGTATACTGGCTTTGATCCGGAGACAAGCTCCAGTCCTTCAGGAAGTAATGCGTCCGACTCCTTCTCCGGCTTTACTTATCCGGCAACGCGCAGTTTCCTGTTCAGCCTTAATATTCAATTCTAA
- a CDS encoding DUF4251 domain-containing protein, with translation MRRVQFKWLAVLPLFIGLFFNSLQAQETKGTKEVTVEKMVTARNFVFKVQTVQPTNPSPNRLLTSDYDLRIAPDSIVSFLPYFGRAYTAPMDPTKGGIQFTSTKFEYKQEVRKKGGWDITIKPQDAQDTRLMTLTISDNGYASLQVISNNRQPISFTGYISERKSKR, from the coding sequence ATGAGAAGGGTACAGTTCAAGTGGTTAGCCGTGTTACCACTGTTTATAGGATTGTTTTTCAATAGCTTACAAGCACAGGAGACGAAAGGAACGAAAGAAGTTACAGTGGAGAAAATGGTCACCGCCCGCAATTTTGTTTTTAAAGTACAAACGGTCCAGCCAACGAATCCGTCACCTAACCGTCTGCTGACGTCAGATTATGATCTGAGGATCGCACCGGATTCTATCGTCAGCTTTCTGCCCTACTTCGGTCGCGCCTATACGGCGCCAATGGACCCAACCAAAGGTGGCATACAATTCACGTCGACGAAGTTTGAATACAAGCAGGAGGTACGTAAGAAAGGCGGATGGGATATTACTATAAAGCCCCAGGACGCGCAGGATACAAGACTGATGACGCTCACTATATCTGATAACGGTTACGCATCCTTGCAGGTCATTAGCAACAACCGGCAGCCCATTTCATTCACAGGTTACATTAGCGAAAGGAAAAGTAAAAGATAA